From the genome of Pristiophorus japonicus isolate sPriJap1 chromosome 18, sPriJap1.hap1, whole genome shotgun sequence:
ATTTACGATATTCAATGCACGAATTCTGCCAAAACGGAAGATAATCAATCCCTGGCCAGTTGATGGGGAGTTTAATTTGAAATTACATTTATATTAGCACTGAGAATAGACTCAGAGAGTTGGCAGTTTGACGGAGTTAGTTTGGGTCTACATTTGGGAGGTGGATTTTAACCTAAAACAACAGGTGCCTTGGGGTCATGTGGGAAGTTACAGTGCTAAAATTCTCAATCCCGACCAGAAGCCGTCCcccattctccccccgccccccacgtgCTGGCACCAtaccatccctccctcctctctgcaccGATCTCGCCATCCAGCCGGCTGGCTGCGGGTAGGAATAAAGGCTTCCTGGGCAAATCCGGCCGTGCCAGGCCCGCGAGAAAACCCTTCTCCCGGGAGTTCCCCGCTCCCAACCCACGTCCCCATTACATGTCAGGCCTTGGTGTCCGTGTAAACAATGCTTTCGGCCCAGGTACTGCTGCTGTGTTTATGGGGCAGACGATGGGCCAGAGCTGGTGTGTGGAGGAAAGAGCGTTGAGAGAATGGCGATGGCAGCATTCAGATCCCAGGATAGTAAATAAAATAGTTCACCAGCTGTCGCTCAAAGATTCCACCCAGCCCTTCACTACACAACTGTAAACAATTCGATTTTAGAACCTGACATCAGTGTAAGGCTGAATCACATTATTTCTTCACATTTGGTGCTGGACTTTTTAAACGGCTGGGGTTAAGCGGGCAAATGGCGGATACAAAGAGACAGGTAGTGAGAGTGCCATGCAGGGAGAGGTGAGCTATCAGCCAATGCTCAGTGTAACGATAAATGGTTGCGGAGTAACCTGCTCTCGCAAAGTTCCGCTCATCTGTGTTACTTCTATTGAAGAAAGTGACCAGTGATTCCAATAACAGAGGTCGCAACAAATATTAACAGGATGACCGTTTATAGATTTAATTATTCATGGTATTAGCTCAATTAGTCTGGGCAAAAACAAGATGCTTTTACTCAGTTTCCCAACTTTACAACCACCGGTTTGTGAATATATACACTGTTGATGCAACACAAGGCTCTGTGTCCCAGGTTAACAGCCACTGCAGGCAGCGTAGGCGCAGATTTCACAGATGTCGGCTATCACTGATATTTCATCTGTAAGAAAGAGAACGGGAGAAATTGTATCACAATCCAACCATACGCAACCTTCAGAGATGGGCCACTTGCTCGAGGCAAACTACTTCTCGGTCTGAGTGAACCCAAGCTATGGTGAGCAAGGACAAGATTTTACCGAATTGAAAATAAGTTAGCCTTCCCCAAGTGTAGCAGCTTAGCAATAAAAGAAATGTAAAGAATTGATGTACGATATTTTAAATGGGTTTAAATTGTAAAATAGTGAAATCTACTAATTGCTCTGTCAAAGCTCTGCAAGGGATCGTCAAAGGAATCATTCGGGACTTTCTCTTTCCTTTTCTTCGTTTACTATCTGTTTTCCTCGTATTTTTGTATTCATAGTATCCTTGGATCACTCCTCGCCGCCCGATCCTCCAAATTCTATACCTCCATTGTAACTTATCTTGCCAATCTCTGCTTTGCTGATATTACTGCAGTCATTGCTCCCTTGAGTGCTGCTTTATTTATCTCACTCTTTCCCAAAACCTCCAAGCTGTGGGACTCCCTTCCCCTCTCAGCCTTCCCTTTCTCCGGGAAAATATACGGGATTTTAGTCGCAATGCTAGTCTCACTTCATCACCGCTTCTTTCATTAATGTGCCTTCTCCCTGTTCTGTTCATCCTTCTGGTGTCCTGCAACAAGGCTTCGAAGGTTTCTCAACTAGAACAAAACTGCTCTTAAATATTGGCTCCTTTGTTAAGATAGCAATGCAACTTACTGAGACATTGCTCAGGAATTTCATATATActggaaaaggaaacatttgcatggctgtggagaaagagcaggggtgcGGGAgtaattggctagctctttcaaaggtccagcaaggacacgatgggctgaatggcctcctcctgtgctgtgtgattctaaagAGACCAAAGTGAAGAGACCTACAGCTTGATCTGGATAAAGTATTCATTCATCTGGAGTTACACATTCCGGGCGATGTTAACTGGTGAGGATAATCAAAGCGGTACCATTTAATCAACATTCTACTTACTCAGTCTGAGAAAAACCTGATGAGAATCTCTGGAGGCGCAGACTGCTTGAAACACTCCTGGTAGCTCAGGGTCGTTGCAAAGTGCAGAGCTGTTAGAGTTAAGAATGTGTGGGCTGTTTACTCTCTCTTTGCCCATCAACACCCACAACTCTTTCACATCCTCCAACAAGAACTTGTAATCTCCATCCTGATGGAAACACAGGAAGACACCGAGCGTTAGTCACAGAGCAACAAGTGTTGGCAGGTATTTGGACAAGTTTTGGTGAGCAGTTGAGGGCCGGCCCCTGAAACTGGCTGAATACTCGCGCGGTCCCGCGCAGGCTCCCCagttcctgccgctggaagagatacggCGCATGTGTGgctgcgcagcaaatttaaagggaccgcatgaGAAAACAAATGAGAAGGGAATAGCAGATAGTGGTCAGGTGCTATCTTACTTACACAAGATGTATTCGACACTGCTTAGAAAGACAAAAGTTGGAAATGTTATCGTATCGTCTGGTCTTTTTAAattagtgctgtgaaatagaagtgAAAGCTCTTTAGAGTCTGTGTCAACATCAATTGCCCACCCCAGTCATCCTTatgcccctctgcaaagattactgatGCCGTTCCAATTGGTGTCAGATGAGAACTCCACTGCCGTCGTACCCTGGAtcccgggagaggaaagatgcagcgccggtcactttcttcggtaaaagaggtGTGGCAATGAGCAGCCATGACTGCGcactaaaatggatagggcatattctagcacgcagtgcattctgggtatggatgtctgccattggggcccagaatcacgcaacagatccttttcagatcgGGCCACGGAGAATCGCGGTTGCGAATGATTAATTTGAATGAAATATTACTATGGTTTTCCTTGGCtacagttcgggtctgtctctgacccatgaggagtgaaagtggatagacaaatgtgcagctcgagctctggctcgcgttctatttctgtcccatccagcaggCTGGATAGAATGAGTGCCGGCCGAATATGGCCCACAGGCCGTACTTTGCCCACCACTGCTCTAGGAAGTGGCGCTGAAAAAGAAAAatcaaagacttgcatttttagagTGCCTTTCACTACCTCCGGATGCCCCAAAGAGTTTTACAgtaataaagtatttttgaagtataatcattGTAGTAATGTCAGAAATGtggcagctaacttgcgcacagcaagctcccagaaacagcaattaaataaatgaccagataatctacttcaGGTGTTAGTTCAGTACACTGAAGAAAACTCTCTTGCTCTTTGAATTATCCTGCGgtatttttatgtccacctgagaggggccttagtttaacgtctcatccgaaagacagctcctccaacggtgcagcactccctcagtactacactgaaatgtAAGCCGAGATTATGAGctggagtctctggagtggaactcctgctaccactgagccacagctatcgCTTTAGTAGCTGACTAAGTCACTGGAACTGGTTAAATCATGGGATGTATTTGAAAAAGCAAGTTATCGGCTCTTACAAACAACAGCCTGGAGAATCTGGATGAtagaaaagggtaaaaaaaaaagtttgttttaAATGAGTTAATGTCTTTGTTTAAAATAACAGGGAGAGGAAGAACATACAACTGCGTTAAATGTTCATCCGCTAATATCTGCAAACCTGATCGACAGCTTCTATAACAATAGTTGCCTAACTGGCAAATGCCTTTTTGTGTTTCTGTTCATGATATTGTGAAGGAACGCCTGTATCCAAAGTCACACCAAGAGGAGCTGTGGTCCTCCTTAATCCAAACCTATTTTGAGCAATCACGGGATAAAGGCTTTGATTTCATGTTAGGTAAAGCTAGATATGACCATCCAAGTGCTGTATCCATGATATCCTGGTACTCACTGCCTGTAGATTTTTGGAACTATGTAAAGGTGGACAGTGGCCAAACTCTTTTCAGGGAAGATGTTTGTATTCATCAGAGAGGAGCCTTTCACACCATCAGTTCGCGCTGACTTTGAGCCCAGGTCTCATCTTGGGGGGTACTTCAAACCAGGAGAGTACAAATCGGCCACTCAGGGACTGCTAGTTCGGATACCGTCTCCACCTGATTTTCGGTCCATCGTTTTCAGCCAGCGGTAAGACCAAGTGTCACTCCTCACAATGAGCACCCACCAAGTGATGTACCCAATTAAAATACTTAAAAGAGATATTCAACTTAATCTCAACATCCTATTTTATATGAACAGACGATTCAATGGCACTGGGATAATTCATTCCATATTCATCAGTTTGCCATCAAGTATTCTCCATAGACTGGGAGCTAATCCCAGCGATGTTACCACACTAACTTAAATGTGTTCACACTAGAAGCTTCTGTCCACTATTTAAACAGAGCTGATAGCTCACTCACTTTAAATGCCTCCGTTAAAATGGCAGTGAGAGGAATTTGATAAGGGCACATTCataaaggaacttgcatttatgccACAACTTGTTACATCCTCGGGGCAGCCTGAAGGATGTATTCAGCAATCAGTTACTTTTTAAATTCTGTTTCTGTGTAAGCAAATCAGGCAAATATTTTGCACGCATACAGCAAATGAAATGGATAACTGGTTAACCTATTACTGGTGGTGTTAGTTGATGGAAGAATGCTGGCCAATAGACTGAGAAAATATCCTTCcaattcttccaatagtgccatgggatcttttacctccacgtgAGAGAGCGGGTTTAATGtaccatccgaaagatggcacctccagcagtgcaacactccctctgtaCATCACTGAAGCACTGTGTAATGACATCAATGATAGTCATTTTCCGACTTATATCTGCCAGACACTAGTGAACCTACAACTTAGCGTTAGTTACATCACAACCCTAGAATGGTAGAATGGTATAGCGCAGTAAGAGGCCATTCGGCCGATTGAATCTGCTGGCTCTTTCACAGAGCAAtcagttagtcccactgccccgctctttctccaaatctctgcaatttttttctccttcaaatgtttagccagttcccttttgaaggctacaattgaatctgtatTCACCACCCCATCAGTCCTGATCACTTGTTAtgtaaaacagtttttcctcatatcgcctctggttcttttgacaatcactttaattttgtgccctctcgttatcgacccgtcagccattagaaacagtttcACCAGCCTGCCTGTGTCCACTTGAAGTCGATTAATATCTTCTTCACtactcactatacttccaagtttcgtgtcatctgcagatCTCGAAATTGTGCCCTGCGCCCCCAAACAATTTAAAAATGTGTAAGAACTTATTTAATCTTACCTGAATTGTAACGTTTGCTGCAAGACTTGACAAGCAACGGCTGAGCAAAACGATGGCACAAAGGATTTTCATGTTGAGTTGAGATGTGAAGTTTGGCTGGGAGGTCTGTTCAACAAGTTGATCCAAGAGCTCGGAGCAGTCTCTCAGCTTTTAAACCCGTGCTCCGTGCAATTAAGTCATCTGATGTAACTCTAATAGTGTGAACACAGTATATCACAGTACAATAAAACCTTCATTGTACAATGACAAACACATATACACTTTGATTGCACCTGGAGAAGCTATATACTTTTAGTGACATTAATGGGTAACAGATTTTTACTACGTAGTTCCAAAAAAGGAACCATGTAGACAGAAGAACAATCGCTGTCCATATGCTTCATTCCACATGTGGACTGCAGGTGAAATAAAATTGTTGTTGCAATAGTCGCCATAACGTCAGAAGTACCCGATAATGCCAACATCTAAATAAACACACGCCATCAAGACTGTTGACTTTATTTATAATTTGATCTATTTTGTTTGTTTTTTGTGAGGTTTGTTGACAAGCGATACCTGTGTCAAGGGTTAGAATATTTTTgcatttttgggcagaatcagaaaGTCGCTGATAACTTCTGTTGTGCTGCGGGAGGCGATATTGCTACCCTCTGCCCCAGCACAGCAACACCATGCTCTGGCAATCCATGCTCTGGTAATCCAGGCTGCAAAGCATCCGAATCTGATGGCCTTGATGTTAGTATGGCCTGCTTATATCCTGGCGCACCTTGGCCCCTGGCAGAGCCTTGTGCTGGCAACCAGTGGCAGAAACAAGACAGGCCATAGGTGATTTGCAAAACAACCAGAGGCgacggggatgggtgggggggggggggtggaggggatctTTTATACAGCAGTCTGATAGGGTGGGGGCTACAGGTTCAATAATAGCCTTAAAAAGGGGAATGGATAAACGCTTGAAGGAGGAAAAattgaagggatatggggaaagagcggggagtgggtcgGTCTTTAAAGgtgctggcgcagactcgatgggccgaatggcctcctccgatgctgtactattctatcatTCTATCATGTTATGTCCCGTTGCTCTTGCCGCCTTTATCAGTTCATACTTCCAGTAAGCTATGGCACAAACATGTTTCGAGCTGAAGGGTGGAGGAAAAGTCGAATTAACTCTGTGTGCCACGAGATGCCCCAGTCCAGCAAGATCCTGCCAATGTATGTTGGACGCAATTTTCAAGCACTTACCTTGTGTTAGCAAGGGAGCAGTGTTTTGGAGAGTTGTGTAATTTACCAATGTAACAAGCGTTCAATGCAGAGTTTGCGCCTGCAATAGGCTTGTCCCAACGCCCCATTGCAGTCCGAGGATTGTGCTGTGATTGCGTTTGATGATGCAGCACCTTAGGCCATGTTCCACAGGTATAAGGGGCACAAAGTGCACAATTCAAGTTGGAGGGTGCACTGCGTGCTATGTTCTGATGGTCGGAAAATCGTGGGCATGGCACCCACATTTCCAACATTCGCTCTCGTTGCCACAAGTGTGACATGAAAACACTTTGTGATTTACCAATCGGTTTGGAGCGTGGGCAAAGGAGACTTCTGTCTGAAAGCTCCACCTGCTTCCTCTGGAGCTGTGTGCATTATCCTTTCTTGTCGTCCTTGATCTCGCCACAGTTTTCTCCAGTTTTTA
Proteins encoded in this window:
- the LOC139229048 gene encoding guanylin codes for the protein MKILCAIVLLSRCLSSLAANVTIQDGDYKFLLEDVKELWVLMGKERVNSPHILNSNSSALCNDPELPGVFQAVCASRDSHQVFLRLNEISVIADICEICAYAACSGC